Within the Chitinivibrionales bacterium genome, the region TTGAACAGAAGTACTTTCCAGATATCACCGGCAAGATGGATAATACCCACAAATAAAAGGGCAACCGGCAAAGGTACAAAGAGGACCATCACGGGGATCATTATTGTCGATGTTCCGAATCCGGTAGCTGTTCCAACGCCCGAAGCCACCAGGGTCAGGAGACCGAGCAATACAATGTTGATCATGAGATATTCTTTCCTTTGTGTTTCAGCAGTATAGTCGGAAATATGAGTAAAACCAGCATAGCAAAATAATATAAATTTTCTCTGTGCCGGTATTTTGATGTGAGTGTGTATGATATGGATTCCGTATAAAGATCTGCGGCGGTATTTTGATAGCAATGTGCTATATGTCATAGCCTTCAAGGCCATGTCACCAAAAAACATTCAAAGAAGAAAAAAGAGAACGCTCAACCGAGGGCTGTATGAAGCTCAGGTTCGGCAAAATGGCTCGCATGATTGGCACTCGGGTCGTGCATTCGGCGAAAAGTGCGCATTTTTGCCTTGATTATACTCTTTTGGTGCATTGTCCCTGCATGTTGATAATGGACCAGCAGGGTGAGATAGTCGCTTTCATGGGGATTCAGGTGAAAGACCCTGGAAAGCGGCTGTATTTTACCCGGCGAAAGATTAATCCGTCCTTTCGTGATATGCAGAAACCAGGCAGGCGATGAAACACCGACTTTGGCGGATATGTACCGATGAGAAAATATGGATTTTTTTGCCTTGATTTCCCGGTGAAGATCGGCCAGATAATGGCGATAATCGAGATAATTGTATATTTTCGGCATCGGATACTCCCCTCAATAATGGGTTATTCGATCTCAATGGCTGAATTGTGCTGTTCAGCCTATAATATACTTACCAAAAACCCGAAAAAGAGTGACATCGATGTCACTTTTTCGATCACAAGATATGCGAGGGTATAAAAAATATGGAATAGAATGCAAAAACATGATGACTATTTCCACTTGAGGTCGATTATGGACGGATTTTCCCTGTTCCGGCATCCAATTTCGGTTGACGCCATCATTTTTCCAGCATAGAACTCATCTCATAAAAGGACGTGATGGCCCGAGGCCGAGCGAAAAGCCGAGTGCCGCGAAGCGCGAAGCAGACATATCCTGGAGCGATATGGCGATGCAGCGCGCCAAAGGACAGTGCGTCTTTTGTCAACAACACCATAACCGGAAACGGCGAATATGGGATTACCTTACAAGCACAGAGTCTGGGTAGGCTTTCGGGTGTCGGTTCGGTAGCCGGTAATACCAAAGGCGGCATTCTGATTGATGGAGGTGAAGTTGACGAAGACGGTGTGTGGAAAAAACATGATGCTCCATATATTGTTTCCGGTCGTGTCGATATTCGGTCTGAAACCGGTGTTTCGATGACCATCAGGCCCGGCGAATCTATGAAAAACACAAAATCAGAACTATTGTAATTGCGGTTGTTGTGGTTGTGATTTCATGGATTGTATTCGGGATTCTGTTGTAAAATGACAATACCTGCCCCGGCGCCGATTGCCGTTCCGCCGGCGCCCGGGGTGAGAAAAAGGTCCTTTGCCGGGCCTTCGAAAAGCATTCTTCCCCTATAGTCATAGATCCTGATTTCGCCGTGTCGTCCTGCTTTACGCCGTGGTAGTGATCCTTTGCTGTAGCTGTTTATAAAAATCGGGAAAACGCCGCGATTCCGTCTCCTGTTCTGGTTGTCGGGTCGGAGATGTTTTCTTTCTGCTTTTAGTGCCGGGTCGAAGGAGTAAGGGTGAGGAACAGTCAAGAGAGTATCGTTGTTCCATCGGATTTGCGCGGGGATTGTTCCGTTTCCCCCGCGATTCGCCTGAGAGGCGCCGAACGGGGGAAAGAAGTTTATGTTGTCAAGAAAATCCGGCAGGTCATGCGGGTCGAGATAGAGAGAACGGTTTGTGCATATTTCCGAAGGCTCCGGATAGGACGGGGGATTGGCGTCAAGATTACTATTTCCCAGAATGAAATTTCCGCTGCTTTGGATATCGAATGCTTTCCAGAGCCTGTCCGCCAGGTCTCCTTCTAAATCGTCAATTTCATTGGCGACAACATTCTGATTCGGGCTGTCGCGGTAGATTTTTATCCCGTAACGGAGGGCCTTGTTTCTGAAATAAGTGTTACAGGGCCCATTATCATACCAGGCGTCATCGGCATGCATAAAGGCACATCGATTGCCCTCGAAGAGATTGAATGAAGGGCCGGGGATGCTTTGATCGGGATGGCCGTGCAGGCACATGTCCGAGGGCCAATCAGAAATACCGAAGTAGGTTTCTGTTGTGTAGGGATCGGTGGAATAATTATAGCCGATAACGTTCGATACCGGGCCGTTGCTCAATATGACTGAGTGACGAAGATGATTGAAAATGGAGTTTTCTACAAGACAATATGATGAATAGGCGCCGATAAGAACACCATATCCATGACCGCCCGTACCGTAGTTCCAGGCATGATGAATATGGCAGCCGGTGATTTCAATATGGCTGCTGTTCAGGATGTGAATATGAATCGACGGCGCCTTATTGCTTTCAACCCCGCTTACCCAGCAACTGGTGTCGTTGGAAAACCGGATGTTTTCTCCGTAATTCGCAGAATCCTGCCGTTCAATCGAAAGATTACTGATTCCGATAAAACGGGACTTTTCTATAAGAAAGCCCGGTCGGTTTTCTTCTCCATTGAAATTAAAATGAAAAAATGTCCTGTTCGCCCCGTCGCCGATAACGACCAGCCGGATGTCCCGCTCAATTCGAACAGGTCGCGAAAAAATATACACTCCCTCCGGAAAGTAAATGGCCGTATACCCTGCCGCGGATCGATTTCCAAGAGAGGCCTGCAGGGCTGTCTGGGTGATTTCAGGATGAGTGCCGTCATTTCTCGCTCCATATTCCAGAATGTTGTTGACCTGTCCGACAACAATATCCCGACCTGTAGAGCGAAGAATACCGGCGTTTTCCCAATCGCTTTTCCGTTCGTCGGGGAGGTGATTCTGCGCTGCGGTGATGCACCACAACACAATCAAAGACAGATAAAAGCGGTAATGCTTCATAAACAACCTGCCTTTCGGAAATAATGTATCGACCAGTGTTTGAATCGAATTATGCGCCGGCATAGTGGGGGCTTAATGCCGGTAAACCGGAATTGAGTATACTGAGGAAATATAATCGGTGGATGAGAAATTTTCCACTGAGCGCATGGAGTACTTCATGGGGAAATGATCTTTATCCTTCAGGGAAAGAACCGGCTGCTAAGTGATTTGAGAATAGCACCATTGGATTCGGCAGCGCATCCGGTAAAACAGATCTCCTCCGGATCAGCGCCAACAGGCCCCCTCACATGGGGCCTGCTCTTCTCGATCATCTCTTTTATGAATGTGAGGGCCTTATCGGCTTTCACTTCCATAAGACAGTGCTTTTTATTCCCGGCCGTTCCCCCGGCGGCCAACAAAAGGGTTTACCCTCGATAAAAACCTGGCTGTTGAAATTTACCGATGATGCCTGGGCCGCGACGAGAACTTCGCCGGCCCAGGCGCAGGTTTCAGGACCTCCTTACGTCTGCAATCACCGATGAAGCCGTATTTTCTCTGAACAATGGCTTTCATTATTCTTCTCCCCGTTCATGTGTTTGTGTCAATTCCTTTTTGCCTTCGTCAATAGCCAGGTCCTTCTTGAAAAGAAAGGAGATAAAAACTCCCCATCCAAGTGAAGAGAGAAAGAGAAAACCCAAAAAGTTAACAAATGGTATTAGTATCGTTATGGCACCGGCACAAGCACCGATCAGAAAATGATAGGTCCGCTTTTCGATATTCCATTTAAATTTAAGTGCAATGTATTTGCCCAGAAGGGTTGTGCCGATAACATTGGCAAAATAGAAAAGGGGCACAAAGGCAAGCATCAGGACAAAGGCAAAGGGTATCGTGACAACAAGGGCAAGGCAGAGGACAATAATCGCAGGATACATCAGCACCGGAACGAGTCCCCACAGTGCGGTGTTCCAGAAGGTCCTTTCGGAAAGCTTCTCTTTCAGTTTTCCAAATACCGGAAGGAGAAGAAGTAGACTTCCCACTATAATAAACGAGATGGTAAAGCCTATCAAAATGAAAAACTGAATGGATTTCATTCTTTTGGCAGGAAATTTCCATTCCTTATCCAGTGCATGCTTCTCGTCGATGGTGATCGTTCCGGTGACTCGGGCCCGTTCTTCATCACTCAACTTTTCTTTGGCGCCATAGGTGAAATTACCGTTGATTCTTCCGTTTTCTTCGATGATAATCCTGCCGCCATAGGCAACGACATCCCCATTTATCTCATCATTAATAATTATTTCACCCGCAGCGGCATAGAGATTGCCGTTAAGGGGGCCATCGATTGCAAGTTTAGCGCATCCGACAAAAAGATTCCCGTCAACCACGGCGGAATCACTCAGATGCAGCGACTTACATCCTATAAAACTGTTGTCCATGACCGTACCGTCTATGAGTATATTCATTCCTCCGGTAAAAATGCCATTACCCGTTTCACCCGAGAATATTAATTTTTCGCATAAAGCAAAGAGTGTGAGGTCTGTTCTGCCGCGGAATGTGAGTGCTTTGCCGAGAAAGATAAGGTCTTCAGCCGCACCGGTAAAATTCAGTTCATGACCCAAAAAGAGATAATCCTCTTCGTAAATTCCCGATTCAGTCCTGATACCATCCTCTTCTTCGCAATGCATATGAATTTCTATTGCAAAGGTTGCCAGGCTTATGCAAAGCGCCATCCCGATGCCGGTAATCAATTTAGTTTTCAAATGATCCTCCTTTAATAATCTGGGTGACGTCGACCACTATGGTGTTTTCCATTTATCCGCTGCTTATAAGATAATCCATTTTTTCGTTTTTGATAGATAAAGGTCCATGAGCGGTTTGTTATACAAGATGAATGGTTCGTTCCGGAGAATGAAGGGCGATGAACGTGAGGCTGGTTGGGTTCAGAAATCGATAATCTTTTTTAATAGCTGTGCTTTTCGGCGGGATAAATCGATCTGCATGCCGTTTTTTAATTCAATTGTATACATACCCTGAAACAACCGGTGAATCACGGTGATATGATCAAGGTTAATGATATCGGTTCTGCTTGTCCTGTAAAAACGGCCGCCTCGAAGTTTTTCTTCGTAATAATTCAAATATTTATCGGAGATCAGT harbors:
- a CDS encoding TIGR02147 family protein → MPKIYNYLDYRHYLADLHREIKAKKSIFSHRYISAKVGVSSPAWFLHITKGRINLSPGKIQPLSRVFHLNPHESDYLTLLVHYQHAGTMHQKSIIKAKMRTFRRMHDPSANHASHFAEPELHTALG